The following coding sequences lie in one Planctomycetia bacterium genomic window:
- a CDS encoding VWA domain-containing protein translates to MPLETWSGSTLKAEIVGTAQPAAGGQTPSSPSDEIYTPTLYTADVVEESAPLPPPLPPMPPHVAARQAPAQQAAPQQTAPQLAPAQQPAAPAQAEAAAQEQAPADDAAREAPGAQVSRTLLHGFAAAASSTVFHLLLLIFLGLMMTPGINRPEIKIIEATVNERPIEEVVQRLQTDLKPATQLNAASSPATAGGGIQGVTLATAIAPPKLNTKVVDRMTSVKVDVGAANVFTTTGASFASAVPQGTLGEALTTVEGYGEAMDLLTQEILNRLARSKVLVVWVFDQSLSMKDDQKDIRERLEKVYTELGLSSTVKGDSLLTGVVSFGKDFAVHTQRPTNLMEDIRKAIDAVPVDESGEEFTCTAIGRAVAGFRQFANVGGGRQMMVVLVTDESGNQNDNISTLEPAIAVCKDAKASVYVLGREAVFGYPYAHMNWPVTIPAVGGGSITRNFVVPVERGPETPFVEMLQTEGFNKRTDAHPSGFGPYEQVRMARETGGMFMMLPTPEAAVFRRDTTVFDFEQMRPYLPDLRSRDAYAKDREYAPVHAIIWRVINDLNPYRPEIAQHINLRQGFSADRAAFAREVDVELAKAQRYVEYLNIAEKALRDARKFRDREKSPRWRAHYDLILAQLIAYKARVFEYGAYLTLFRTNPKAVDPATPSKAHGGWQMNERGKTVADKTTKPLVEESTAMLKAIMVEYAGTPWATRADFELKRGFGVDLVPTYYNPNPPPSTGGGVPVRPFTVPKI, encoded by the coding sequence ATGCCTCTTGAAACCTGGAGCGGTTCGACGCTCAAGGCCGAGATCGTCGGCACGGCTCAGCCTGCCGCCGGCGGCCAAACTCCGTCCTCCCCGAGCGACGAGATCTACACGCCGACTTTGTACACGGCCGACGTCGTCGAAGAGTCCGCGCCGCTTCCGCCGCCGCTCCCTCCTATGCCGCCGCATGTAGCGGCGCGTCAAGCACCCGCGCAACAAGCCGCACCGCAACAAACTGCCCCGCAACTGGCCCCCGCGCAGCAGCCTGCTGCTCCGGCGCAAGCCGAGGCCGCCGCGCAAGAGCAAGCTCCGGCCGACGACGCGGCTCGCGAAGCGCCGGGAGCACAAGTGAGCCGGACGTTGCTGCACGGCTTCGCGGCCGCGGCATCGTCGACCGTGTTTCACTTGCTCCTGCTCATTTTCCTCGGCCTGATGATGACGCCGGGAATCAATCGTCCGGAAATCAAGATCATCGAAGCCACGGTGAACGAGCGGCCGATCGAGGAAGTGGTTCAGCGTCTGCAAACCGATCTCAAGCCGGCGACCCAACTTAATGCCGCTTCCTCGCCTGCGACCGCCGGCGGTGGTATTCAAGGCGTGACCCTCGCGACCGCCATCGCGCCGCCGAAGTTGAATACCAAGGTGGTCGATCGGATGACGTCGGTGAAGGTCGATGTCGGAGCCGCGAACGTGTTCACGACGACCGGTGCGAGCTTCGCCTCCGCGGTGCCGCAAGGTACGCTCGGCGAAGCGCTCACTACGGTCGAAGGATACGGCGAAGCGATGGACCTGCTCACGCAAGAAATTCTCAATCGCTTGGCGCGCAGCAAGGTCCTCGTCGTGTGGGTCTTCGACCAATCTCTCTCGATGAAAGACGATCAAAAGGATATCCGCGAACGCCTGGAGAAGGTGTACACCGAGCTCGGACTGTCTTCGACCGTAAAAGGGGACTCGCTCTTGACCGGCGTCGTCAGTTTCGGGAAGGATTTCGCCGTCCATACCCAACGCCCGACGAACCTGATGGAAGACATTCGCAAGGCGATCGATGCCGTGCCGGTCGATGAATCGGGCGAAGAGTTCACCTGCACCGCGATCGGCAGGGCCGTCGCCGGGTTCCGTCAGTTTGCGAATGTCGGCGGTGGTCGGCAGATGATGGTCGTGCTCGTGACCGACGAAAGCGGAAACCAAAACGACAATATCAGCACGCTCGAACCGGCGATCGCGGTCTGTAAGGATGCCAAAGCCTCGGTCTACGTGCTCGGACGCGAAGCGGTGTTCGGTTATCCCTACGCCCACATGAACTGGCCCGTCACCATTCCCGCGGTCGGCGGCGGATCCATCACGCGCAACTTCGTCGTGCCGGTCGAACGAGGCCCGGAAACGCCGTTCGTCGAGATGCTGCAAACCGAAGGTTTCAACAAACGTACCGATGCCCATCCGAGCGGCTTCGGGCCGTACGAGCAAGTGCGCATGGCGCGAGAAACCGGAGGCATGTTCATGATGCTTCCTACGCCGGAAGCGGCCGTGTTTCGTCGCGACACCACGGTCTTCGACTTCGAGCAGATGCGCCCTTACTTGCCCGACCTCCGCAGCCGCGATGCCTATGCGAAGGATCGCGAGTATGCGCCGGTCCACGCCATCATCTGGCGCGTCATCAACGACTTGAATCCGTATCGTCCGGAGATCGCGCAGCACATCAACCTCCGGCAAGGCTTCAGCGCCGATCGCGCGGCATTCGCCAGAGAAGTCGACGTGGAACTCGCCAAGGCCCAACGCTACGTCGAGTATCTGAATATCGCCGAAAAGGCGCTGCGCGACGCGCGGAAGTTTCGCGATCGGGAAAAGTCGCCCCGGTGGCGAGCCCACTACGATTTGATCCTCGCGCAACTCATCGCCTATAAGGCGCGCGTCTTCGAGTATGGGGCGTACCTCACGCTGTTTCGAACGAACCCGAAGGCCGTCGATCCGGCCACGCCGAGCAAGGCGCACGGCGGCTGGCAAATGAACGAACGGGGCAAGACCGTAGCGGACAAGACCACGAAGCCGCTCGTCGAGGAATCGACCGCGATGCTCAAAGCGATCATGGTCGAATACGCGGGAACTCCCTGGGCGACTCGGGCCGACTTCGAATTGAAACGGGGCTTCGGCGTCGACCTGGTGCCGACGTATTACAACCCGAACCCGCCTCCGAGTACCGGCGGCGGCGTGCCGGTTCGGCCGTTTACCGTGCCGAAGATTTGA
- a CDS encoding glycosyltransferase family 39 protein, with the protein MNSIAHQGLVRNASFELPVHDEPRSWVTLRRLLLCFLALGIGLRLLKFLVPFPLWGDEALLTSNLIQRGYLDLMRPLGLTQVAPLSYLWIERAAIQLFGVSEYSLRAFSLVAGIGGLVLFRYVAGRVVQGWALVFAVAVLAVSHFPIRHSAEVKPYASDLLAAALLLYPALSWWNDSQRARLLWFLAPCVVVAQALSFTAVFVAGGISLALVSEVWRRRDREIVTAFIAYNVALLAAFGLFIGISSATGNGVGESMQFFWAEGFPPSWTQPWQFFVWLVRTHTGEALAYPLGGQDGGSIVQAVLCTIGGVSLWRRNDETKVGRLFVGIALGTMALGFIAAVLHRYPYAAGERLQQYWAPFVCVLFGQGIAVSIAAIRSEKHRMRNATGVLVALAVLGVGQGVFSIVHPFKFREDYLHRSFAEWFWSEANAGGPLVAIEDLGVDLAGDNHTFTFDCLRAIYDKRFDYTSIGESAVENRLDAIRPGTPLRMVAFGSYTVPLAQKALEVWKESMTRHYRFTDETQYPVTVGVYSSDRHTYYVWNFEPLTPDAHPRLIRETILAGAQAPNREKVVVAKKAKSPLDAAEIDFR; encoded by the coding sequence ATGAATTCGATCGCCCACCAAGGCCTGGTTCGCAATGCGAGTTTCGAGTTGCCGGTTCATGACGAACCTCGCTCCTGGGTTACGCTCCGGCGACTGTTGCTTTGCTTTCTCGCGCTCGGCATCGGGCTTCGTTTGCTCAAGTTCTTAGTTCCGTTTCCGCTCTGGGGAGACGAAGCTTTATTAACGTCTAATCTCATTCAGCGCGGCTATCTCGACTTGATGCGGCCGCTCGGGCTCACGCAAGTCGCACCTCTCTCGTATCTCTGGATCGAACGGGCCGCGATCCAACTCTTCGGGGTTTCTGAATACTCGTTGCGAGCCTTTTCGCTCGTCGCGGGGATCGGCGGCCTCGTCTTGTTTCGCTACGTTGCCGGCCGCGTCGTGCAGGGATGGGCTTTGGTCTTCGCGGTCGCCGTGTTGGCCGTGTCTCACTTTCCGATTCGCCACTCCGCCGAAGTGAAGCCTTATGCTTCGGATTTGCTCGCGGCCGCGTTGCTGTTGTATCCCGCCTTGAGTTGGTGGAACGATTCGCAACGTGCGCGCCTGTTGTGGTTCCTGGCTCCGTGCGTCGTCGTGGCGCAGGCGCTGTCCTTCACTGCGGTGTTCGTCGCCGGCGGAATCAGTTTGGCCTTGGTTTCGGAGGTGTGGCGTCGTCGCGACCGCGAGATCGTCACGGCGTTTATCGCATACAACGTGGCGCTGCTCGCGGCGTTCGGCCTGTTCATCGGAATCTCGTCGGCGACGGGAAACGGAGTCGGCGAAAGTATGCAGTTTTTTTGGGCGGAGGGCTTTCCTCCGTCGTGGACGCAACCTTGGCAATTCTTCGTGTGGCTCGTCCGTACGCATACGGGCGAGGCGCTCGCTTATCCGCTCGGCGGACAAGACGGAGGCTCGATCGTGCAAGCCGTGCTCTGCACGATCGGCGGCGTCTCGCTTTGGCGCCGCAACGACGAAACGAAAGTCGGCCGCCTCTTCGTCGGCATCGCTCTGGGGACCATGGCATTGGGCTTCATCGCCGCAGTCTTGCATCGTTATCCCTATGCCGCCGGCGAACGGTTGCAGCAATACTGGGCTCCCTTCGTGTGTGTGTTGTTCGGGCAAGGGATCGCGGTTTCGATCGCTGCGATTCGGAGCGAGAAGCATCGTATGCGCAACGCGACCGGCGTGCTGGTCGCGCTTGCGGTATTGGGAGTCGGGCAGGGGGTGTTCAGCATCGTCCACCCCTTCAAATTTCGTGAAGACTATTTACACCGCTCGTTTGCCGAATGGTTTTGGAGCGAAGCCAACGCGGGAGGTCCGCTCGTCGCCATCGAAGATCTCGGAGTCGATCTGGCCGGCGACAATCACACCTTTACCTTCGACTGCTTGCGGGCCATCTACGATAAGCGGTTCGATTACACCTCGATCGGAGAATCGGCCGTGGAGAATCGCTTGGACGCGATTCGGCCCGGCACTCCGCTCCGGATGGTAGCCTTCGGGAGTTATACCGTACCGTTGGCTCAGAAAGCGTTGGAAGTTTGGAAGGAATCGATGACGCGACACTATCGCTTCACCGATGAAACCCAGTATCCCGTCACGGTCGGCGTGTATAGTTCCGATCGACACACGTACTACGTCTGGAACTTCGAGCCGCTGACTCCGGATGCGCATCCGCGCCTGATTCGCGAGACGATCCTGGCGGGCGCGCAAGCGCCGAACCGGGAGAAAGTCGTCGTCGCGAAGAAAGCAAAGAGCCCGCTCGATGCTGCCGAGATCGACTTTCGCTAA